Sequence from the Vanacampus margaritifer isolate UIUO_Vmar chromosome 18, RoL_Vmar_1.0, whole genome shotgun sequence genome:
GTCTTGACGTTGGACTTTTGCACGTAACTGAAGGAGACCACGGACCGCTTCCCGTCCATCTCCTCCTTCCTGTTGTAGcaggccttggcggaggtcttcaTGTCACGTGGGAGACTCCAGCGCTTGCATGTCCTGGGGGAGTCGATGGCTTGATTGAGACGAGATCTTCCAGAGTCTGGAGGAGACCCGCCGACTGGGTACGGGCCGGGGGTCCGACACCTGCTGGGGGTCTGACCGGAGAGCCGGGACAGGAGCTTCTCGGTGTTGTCTTTAAGTCCCGAGTGGTCCGGAGCAGGACCACGTTCATGTTCTCCAAAGGTCTTCCCGCCTGCGCTGGCATCGGAAGCCGACCTGACCTCCACGTACACGTGAAGGACTTTCCCCGATTGGGACATTGTCGCCACCTCCTTTGTCCCCCTGGGGAGCCAATCAGACACTTTGTGGGGGAGGCGGAGGGACGGATCCCTTCAACTGCGCCACACCTGAAAAAGGCACGGGAGGACTTTGTTGaggtttttttggttttaaagaCATGAGAAGTTTTTGGGAAGGCCAATCAGTCCCACAAGGACGCACAAAACTGATGAGTCAtgctaacacacacgcacaaagaaATACGCATGTGCAGTACTTGCAAGTGTGAATGTCTTCGTGGACATCGCATGTCCATGAAGACACGTGCGTGTTTTtgcgtgtgttgtttttgtcatgccTGCTGCTGTTTGCGTTACGGGAGCGAATGCGTGCgtgttttgctttgttgtgCACGTGCAAGTGTTGATGTCTGCTGGGTGACGTCACGAGACGAGCGCGTAGAGGTCACGCAAAGAGTTGAGGATGTCGGAgcatgacgatgatgaagatgatgaagatgtcATCAACTTTGAAACAAGCAAAGTTGTGTGAATGTCACACATGCGTCAATCACGTCGGTGACATTTGGGGGGCGCGGGCTGGGGGGCGTCCGGAGGAGACGCACGCCGGACCAAcggagaggaggaagaggaggaagaggaggaagaagaggaagaagaggaggaggaagaggaggaggaagtcgCTACTCACAAGACGGAAGCCGGCCATGTTGACGACGAGTCGACGAGTCGACGCCGGCCGGCAGCATTTCGCGGTGCGCGCGACCGTCGAGCGGACCGCCGCAGTTGCTTGGTCCTCCTGgcgggtgcgtgcgtgcgcgtacGCGTGCACTTGACGTCAGGTGGGAGAAGAGACCCCGCCGCAGCCCCGCCCCTCTCTGTGCCTGACGGCCGGCCGGCCGCCACTGGGCATGCGCGGGGCCTCCGCCGCGCCATCAcctgcgcgcgcgcgcgccgcGGGACGTAGGCGCGTGTGTGTTGAGCCTCACGTGACGTCCTGCTGCAGCAGTGCACGTGACGCTCGATGAAGGACACGTGGGACAGCTTGACGTTtctccagcaggtggcagcacacaaatgtcacccccctccccccccctacttaaaaaaaaatgtattccatgATTCGTTCATCAGTTAGTCAGTTTTTAAACTCAACCAATTAACTAATGGTCTTATCCATTTACTTATTCACTAACCATCTCTTCTTTCTTGCCATGTCCAGAAAAGTGAGCCATCCGAGCAAAGACACACTTGACTCGTTATTGGCCCCCACGTGAGCTGGGGGCTTCTTAAGCGGGAGTGGTTGGCTGTCTTGCCGGCCGGGCTTGGTTTTGTCAGAAATTCCTAGACGAGGTCCTGCAGCCCCGTCAGGGGAAACGCTCGTGCATGCGCAGAGGAAATCTTGTCGCAAATCAagttccaacaaaaaaaaacgagaaaaaaaataaacatgctgGAGGAGGGTTTCGCACCGCCGTCCCCCGTGGGATCAGGAATCAGGGGGGAATcctttcaacaaaaaaacattgaaagtgTTCAAGAACCGTTAAAAGTGTTTGGACCTTCTTGAAGGCATCGCGACGAGAGCGCGTTCGCGACCTTTGCAGTCGCCCGTCGGGGCTTTTTATTCATCttgtaatagaaaaaaaatctaaccatAGAAAAAAAACGTGCGTGGGCTTACATTTTTCAACaatgataaataaaatcaataaagtttgccttttaaatgtgaaaaaaaaacagccaatcGCAAGGCAGGCGTGCATGCGCGTGCACAGCTTGCGTTTCAACACAGGCGCGCGCCCCCCAGCGGCGTGAGCGTGCACAGCGAGGAGGAGCCGTGGTTGCGTGCGCGCCGTCCAGTCCAGAGAAGAACCGAACGTCTCGAACCGCACGCAGGTAAGAACCACAATCCCACCACAAAATCACAAGTGGACCGCACGCATGCACGCGTCGACGGCACCGCAgagtgcgcgcgcgcgcgcctcGGAGGTCACGCACGCAGGCACGAACGTCCCCCAATGTGCGTGTCGCTGCTCAAATGGGCCTGTTTTTTCtcgacgtttttttttttttggtgctgttTTGTTTGATCGTTCGCTGTCGCGCGCGGGGCGTCGGGCGTCGTCGGGCGCGTGCACGCGGCATCCTTCCAGCAGGTACTCCCACCGACCGACGAGCTTGCGCGGTTCTTTGTGTCGCGCGTGTCCGTTTCGagagcgcgcgcgcgcgctggTTCACTCGAGAACATGCAAACAACGATGGCCGACaccgttgcccccccccccccccccccccccgaacatTCGAGCAGTCCACCCGCCTCCTAAAAAtactgatgatgacatgattTGATTTGTGTGGCCTTTGGCGGCGGCGCATGCAGTCGGCTACTAGTAAGCGCTCGTAACTAGTATCTCGTTGTCATCTCATTTTTCACGCCAGCGGAAAATTCGAACATCTTGCGATCcaagcgattttttttcttccagacgCGAGTTGTCGCTGGGCAGAACAAAagttgagatatgagtgacaaGTCACTTGACAAATAAACATTTGGCAAAATAATCAACGAGAAGAAAGAAGACATGTTTGTAAATAGTCAACGTGTCTTCTGGCTGCTTTTTTTCCACTCCCGGCTGCATTTTAATAACAACTTTGCCCACCAGCTGAAGGCTAAGCAACAAAGATGACGTCATTGAcaagctaaccgttagcatcAACAAGCAATGGATGCTTGAACACAAATGGTGGCGCAACATACGCAAACAGATGAtataggcatatattctttatcctctgcggaAATGGACTGCAGTATGATTTTCACGGTGCGTTCTCAGTTTTTCCTTCAATTCTTGATGCCGCTACATAAACGCTGTCGAAATGCGTTTGTGTTGTCAACCTTGACAAATGTCCAAAGTTTGTTTCAGCATCTTATTGCTGAAGTCGCTTACAGTCCAGTAAGAAGaaaatgcaaagaaagaaagactctTCTTCTTGGTTTGTGTCTGCTTAAGGGAACGATAgcgcctcctggtggccaaggtgggcaGCACAAGCAAATAACGTGCACTTTGCTTACGAATCTCATTGGAGAAAGTACAAAATATTAGCGAGAGCACAAATCCGCTTAACTAGTACCAAGCACTAGTGAAGACAAAGTGTGGACGACACCCGACTTGCGCTGGAGTCCAGATCAAAAAGATTTGCTCAAAATCGGCCCACGAGGACATTTGCGTGACACGACCTGACGTGCGGGGTCAAAGTGCAAAGTGAGGACACGTGACAacacacatttgcacacacacacactgctccaTTGAGGCGATGACTTTATGCTGCCGTTAGCTTAGCATAAGTTAGCATGAGGTGTGTAGCTTGGCGTGTACAAACGGGAAGAAAAATTCACACCTGGCCGCAAAGtgtaagcgtgtgtgtgtgtgtgtgtgttgatgcgTGCTAATCGTGCCGGCAGCTTGGCAGCGCCAGCCTGGAGCGGCCAAGTGGGTCAGGACCAATCGAGCACAAAGTGGAGCAGGGGTGGGCCGGCATGCGTGGGCGTCCAATCACAAGGCAGCTTTCAAGCGGCGAGCAGGACCAACATCCTGTTTGCTCTCGTGGGCGCGGTCTTAAAAATGAAGacgaaaaacaaacattgcaaCATGCACGCCACTTTGCCATCATATTAATGAGCTGAAGTTTCAGTACGAGAAATCGACACGCAAAATCCTGGCAAAATATCTGCTTGTTATTTTGCCGGTCGTGCTCAGGATGCGTTGATGACGCCTTTTGCACACAAACGGAAGATTTGGAAGTCAACAAAATGAGGAATTGCGGGACCAGCGACGGTTCACCTTGACGTTACGTGACCAAGCATGTTTTCAACGTGGCATCGTTCGCGGTCACTGAGCTAACGCCGGCTTAAGCGTGACCCGTTTCCAACCGTCTTTGTTGGCTCCGTGGCCAGCACTTCGGCTCTTTTCAAGCGCTACGTAGACTTTGTTTGCATTTCAAGAACATTGCACAAAGATGGCGGCCACTTGTTGTTCAGTCTGTCCGCGGCAGCCGGTACCAAATGGTGCTCGGTCCCGGTCCTGCCGCTTGAGTTGCAAGCTCGCTCAACAAAAGAACAACGTCGTCCATGTTAGCTTGGGGGTCCACGTGGGCCCGCCGGCTCATGTGTGGCGTTGTCTTGTTCGAACCCGTCCGTGCAGACGCCTCAATGGCGGTTTTGTCCGCGAGCACTGAGAGAGCGCCGCTAAGTGGGACACGCGTGCACACGTGCACACGCgcacgtgcacacgcacactcacaagGCTCCCATTAGGATGGAAAGTGACATCATTGTCTGTTTGGTGTcgctggcggccatcttgtgctGGAGGCAACAAGTGCAAGTTGCGGCAGAAAATGGCGGCCGTCTGACGGGAAACTGTCAAGGCAAAGTGCGGCGCGGGTTTGACGTTTTGAGGATTTACATCGTTCAGCACGtttctttttgctttgacttgcgagcgCAGACTCGAGATACGAGCACTGAACGCTGGCAGTGAcctcaagtcaagtcacttgCAAATAGTTTGGCAAGTAGCCTGCAAGCCTTCAAACGGGTTTTGCCTACTTGAAAAGGGTTTTCTTTTGGGGGTGGGTCGGGACTTGAGGTGACATCACGCCGTCCGTCCTTCCGTCCTTCCGTCCTTCCGGCTGACCTTGCACCTTGTGTGTCGTCCTCCGCAGCGCCGCCGTCGCCAGCATGGAGCACACCGCCACCAATAACAGCTACACGGCCGacgccaacatggccgccttgAGCCTCAACGAGCACCGCCACGAGAACGGCGTCCCGACGGGACACGGCAAAGTCACAGGTGAACGCGGTTCAGGGGCGAGCCCGGACGGGAACGCCGTCTCCGCGACGTTGTTCCCTTCTTAAATCCGTTTTCAAACCAAATCAGACCTCGTCCAGCTTTTTGCACTTTGGCCCAATTTTTCAaaaggcaaacaaaacaaaaattccactcgcgtctttcaccagaaaaaactAACGTTTGTTTCCATCTTTTTGCATTCGACCAAATGTGTCGAGCGCAGCGGCGACTTTCACGCAAATATTTCTCACTTTTGTGTCGCCTGAGAGGACAAAGCAAGAAATTTGCTGGCAAAATCATCTCCGTTGACAAATGTCGAGCTGCCGAACGTTTTGTCAGGCAacggcaacgaccaatcagatCGGCAGCTCGTATCACATGACCTTCCACGAGCAAAATGGCCGAATGTCACGTCGAGGGTTTGAAAAGAGAGAAAGCTAATTTGGCCTTGGGTTCAATTGAGTCGTGGAGCATTTTGGAGGGCTGAGGTTTGGGCGAGGGGATTCCCGCCCCCCCGATTCCCGCCCCCCCGAGGGGTGTTGCCCGTTGGCTGCTCACGTAAGCGCGGCCTGACCTCGTCCTCTCGTTTTGTGCTGCAGCTCACGCCGCCAAGATGGACAACGGAGCCGCAGAGAAGGTAGCGCTCGTCGTTTAGCGCTTTACGCTAACCTAGCATTTGCGACACACACGTCCGTCCtcgcttgacttttttttgtccttgcaGAAGTTTCAAACTCCCGCAAGCAAAACGTCCGCCAGACCTCAGCCAGGTAGGTCAAGTGGAGCGCAAACTCATGAACGACGGCTGGCGGCATCACGTGACGGCCGTCCGGCTGACGTTCCAGATGCGGCCAGCGGCCAGAGCAGTCCCGGGACGCCCAAGTCCCCCACCAGCCAGACGCTCTCGGGCAAGTCGGCAAGCGACGCCCAGAAGGTGAAAAAAGTGGCGGTGGTGCGCAGTTCCCCAAAGTCGCCCGGTTCGCTGAAGACACGCCCCCCGGCCACCCTGGCCGCCGCCCCGCCCATGCCCGACCTCAAGACGGTCAAGTCCAAGATCGGATCCACCGGAAACATCAAGCACCAGCCGGGCGGCGGAAAGGTAAGCGCTGGCCCCCGCCGGACGCCGGGACTTTTGTCCTGACCTTTGGAGGTGTCCTTGTTGCGCAGGTGCAGATCCTGGACCAGAAGGTGGACTACAGCAGCGTGCAGTCCAAGTGCGGCTCCAAAGCCAACATCAATCACATGCCCGGCGGCGGCAATGTGAGTTGGACATCTTCCCGCTTGCTGGCCGGCGCTCGTTCAATTTGGCAGCTCAATCGCTTCCATCAGCCGCCACGCAACCCAACTTGCTCAGTCATGTGCCAGACCCGCCCAAAAACGCGGGCACATTTGGCCTTtcaggggcgtggcctagtgagtgGCAGCTGCAGCTGGAGGCAGTGCGGTGGGTGGGTTAGGGTGAGCTGGGTTCCGTGTGGGTGCGTCCTGCCCCGTTTTCATTTCTTATTGGTGCCTTTGCCTGTTTGTCAATTGCGGGCTCGCCTTGCCCGCATGCCACCGAACCTTTTAGAAAGCGGTTAGTCGGAGGAACCGCTGTACTTCCTTACATAGCGTCGGACTTTGCTTTCAACAAGCgtctatgttgttgttgttcaggtCCAAATCCTGGACAAGAAGTTGGACCTGACGAGCGTCCAACCCCGCTGCGGCTCCAAAGACAACATCAAGCACACGCCGGGCGGCGGCAAGGTGAGGCGGCCCGTGCTAGTAGCCTGTCGCACGCTCCCGCTAGAGGCTACCTAGGTAGCGTGTGACGGCGAGCGGCGGTTCGCCTTTCCCGGACCGCAGGGGAGAGGGCGGGGTCCTGGCGCGGGGTCCTGGCGCGGGGTCCTGGCGCGGGGTCCTGGCGCGGGGTCCTGGCGCGGGGTCCTGGCGCGGGGTCCTGGCGTGGGCTAACTGGCGTGGGCTAACTGGCCTCTCTGCCGTGTTGACTTCCAGGTTGAGATTGTGGACAAGAAGTTGGACTTGAGCAACGTGCGCTCCCGCTGCCGTTCCAAAGATAATATTAAACACGTCCCCGGTGGCGGCAATGTGAGTAGCTCACTGCTGATTGGCTGCTGGACAGCCCAAGACCCTCCCCCTTCCCTTTCCAGGcgcaaccccccccaccccatcctAACTCCCCCCACGAGACCGCAACCAGCTTGCAACACGAGTGGGCGTGTCCCTCACGTGCTCATGTGGCGTTGCCGTAGCAACTAACAATCAATCATTTGGCGTCATCAGACAtcggcgtggggggggggggggttcgggtGCACGACGGCCGTTGGCTGAGTTGCACGAGAGGGATTTCACGAGTGGTCTTTGTTCTGTCGTCAGGTCCAAATCGTCCACAAAAAAGTGGACCTGAGCAGCGTGTCGTCCAAGTGCGGATCCAAAGATAACATCCGCCACAAGCCAGGTGACGTCACGCGCTTCTAAGCAACCACAATCACGTGACGGGCTTGGCGCTTCAGCTTGTAGTTGACCTtgtgtccaccaggtggcggcaACGTGGAGATCAAAAATGAGAAGCTGGAGTTCAAAGTTCAATCCAAGGTGGGCTCACTTGGCAACATCACTCACATGCCAGGAGGCGGACagaaaaaggtaacaaaaacaaaatcattcatcataataataaaaagtagcaACAAATAAGGTCACACATTTGGGAGAATCGTCATTTCATTCACAAATACTGATAATAATACGATTAGACAATAATtctattctaaaaaataaaactacattaTTGATGTACTGTTTGTTTTCTGAATTGCAATCATTTTCATAATAAAACAATAGTtatgaaatgaaacaaaaatcagATACCGTTTAAAAATAGTcctcataaaataaatactagtACAACTCAACAAAATCATAACAgtaaaactttaaaataaaatgctgtttGATTGTTGCTTATACATTggttggaataataataataataataataatattgtactAAAAATCTAAAAAGTTGGAATAATATTCTCATTATTGAATATTAATAATCTgaataaaat
This genomic interval carries:
- the LOC144038761 gene encoding uncharacterized protein LOC144038761, with translation MLTTSRRVDAGRQHFAVRATVERTAAVAWSSWRARAPQRRERAQRGGAVVACAPSSPEKNRTSRTARSAAVASMEHTATNNSYTADANMAALSLNEHRHENGVPTGHGKVTAHAAKMDNGAAEKKFQTPASKTSARPQPDAASGQSSPGTPKSPTSQTLSGKSASDAQKVKKVAVVRSSPKSPGSLKTRPPATLAAAPPMPDLKTVKSKIGSTGNIKHQPGGGKVQILDQKVDYSSVQSKCGSKANINHMPGGGNVQILDKKLDLTSVQPRCGSKDNIKHTPGGGKVEIVDKKLDLSNVRSRCRSKDNIKHVPGGGNVQIVHKKVDLSSVSSKCGSKDNIRHKPGGGNVEIKNEKLEFKVQSKVGSLGNITHMPGGGQKKIESHKLSFREGAKARTDHGAEIISLDDSPTQQLSTVSSSGSLNMADPPQLSTLADRVSASLARQGL